A single Campylobacter hyointestinalis subsp. hyointestinalis DNA region contains:
- a CDS encoding FeoA family protein, translating into MDLSKLQINQKAVLTSIEGISATKKRLRSFGLDVGSQIEIKQKSITNSNIEIASKYGLIALRNEEAKMISCKLVDAK; encoded by the coding sequence ATGGATCTCTCAAAACTACAAATAAACCAAAAAGCCGTATTGACTAGCATAGAAGGTATCTCTGCGACTAAAAAACGACTTCGCTCATTTGGGCTTGATGTCGGCTCTCAAATAGAAATCAAACAAAAAAGCATAACAAACTCAAATATAGAAATAGCAAGTAAATACGGACTTATAGCATTAAGAAACGAAGAAGCTAAGATGATAAGCTGTAAGTTAGTAGATGCTAAATGA
- the argH gene encoding argininosuccinate lyase, with translation MQKMWEGRFSESSSELLESFNASIDFDKALYKQDIFGSIAHANMLGTTGILTKEQSEAIANGLRSVLKEIEDGKFEFKTQDEDIHMSVEKRLSDIIGKELGGKLHTARSRNDQVALDFRLFVRQETINISKLVLNLIKTLKDIALTSKDILMPGFTHLQHAQPVSLSFHMLAYAFMFKRDYERLLSSYERNDLSPLGSCALAGTPHQIDRQIVANELGFKGVTQNAMDSVSDRDFALEILFNISLIFMHTSRLCEELILWSSSEFRYITISDKFSTGSSIMPQKKNPDVAELIRGKTGRVYGNLIGLLTVMKSLPLAYNKDMQEDKEGVFDSVETAKTSLVILEQMLKTTKFNKDFMLKACKTGHLSATDLADYLVKEHKIPFREAHFITGRCVKLAEDNGKDISELSLDELKSIDKRIENRALEVLKLLNSKEARKSIGGTSNQSVDIQLDLIEEFIKANS, from the coding sequence ATGCAAAAAATGTGGGAAGGGCGTTTTAGCGAAAGTAGCAGCGAACTTTTAGAATCTTTTAACGCTTCTATAGACTTCGATAAAGCTCTGTATAAGCAAGATATATTTGGCTCCATAGCTCACGCAAATATGCTAGGAACTACTGGCATACTTACAAAAGAACAAAGCGAAGCCATCGCTAACGGGCTAAGATCTGTATTAAAAGAGATAGAAGACGGCAAATTTGAGTTTAAAACACAGGACGAAGATATACATATGTCCGTTGAAAAAAGGCTTTCAGACATCATAGGAAAAGAGCTTGGCGGCAAACTCCACACAGCAAGAAGTAGGAACGATCAAGTAGCGCTTGATTTTAGATTATTTGTAAGACAAGAAACTATAAATATCTCAAAGCTCGTTCTAAATTTGATAAAAACCTTAAAAGATATCGCACTAACTAGTAAAGATATACTTATGCCTGGCTTCACTCATTTACAGCACGCTCAGCCAGTAAGCCTTAGTTTTCATATGCTAGCCTACGCATTTATGTTTAAAAGAGATTATGAAAGACTACTTTCGAGTTACGAGAGAAACGATCTCAGCCCTCTTGGTTCATGTGCACTTGCTGGAACTCCGCACCAGATAGACCGCCAAATAGTTGCAAATGAGCTTGGATTTAAAGGAGTCACTCAAAATGCTATGGATAGCGTTAGCGATCGTGACTTTGCGCTGGAAATTTTATTTAACATAAGTCTTATTTTTATGCATACATCAAGACTATGCGAAGAGCTAATCCTTTGGAGTAGTAGCGAGTTTAGATACATAACCATAAGTGATAAATTCAGTACAGGCTCTAGCATAATGCCTCAAAAGAAAAACCCAGACGTAGCAGAGCTAATCAGAGGAAAAACAGGTCGCGTTTATGGCAATCTTATAGGACTACTAACGGTTATGAAAAGCCTACCTTTAGCTTACAATAAAGATATGCAAGAAGACAAAGAAGGCGTTTTTGATAGCGTTGAGACGGCAAAAACTTCACTTGTCATACTAGAACAGATGTTAAAAACAACCAAATTCAACAAAGATTTTATGCTCAAAGCCTGCAAGACAGGTCACTTAAGTGCTACTGATTTGGCTGATTACCTAGTAAAGGAACATAAAATTCCGTTTCGTGAAGCCCACTTTATCACCGGACGCTGCGTAAAACTAGCAGAAGATAATGGCAAGGATATAAGTGAACTAAGCTTAGATGAGCTAAAAAGCATAGATAAGCGTATAGAAAACAGGGCTTTGGAAGTATTAAAACTCTTAAATTCAAAAGAAGCTAGAAAATCTATCGGTGGCACAAGCAACCAAAGCGTAGATATCCAGCTTGACCTGATAGAAGAATTTATAAAAGCAAATAGCTGA
- a CDS encoding cation diffusion facilitator family transporter, translating into MILNDIQKQSAYEHNFHSSNNIAKKNTLYATIFTAVMMIAEIIGGIYFGSMALLADGWHMSSHALALGLAYFAYIMSSRYQSDDRFNFGTYKIEILASYTSAIFLLVVAFFMVYHSVQRFINPEAIAYKEAIFIAIIGLIVNFICAWLLRGDHHAHHHEHENDLNLKAAYIHVLTDALTSILAIIALSFGLMFGADFLDPLMGIIGAILVSVWAVGLLKQSGKILLDANMNEPVVDEVIDALRLFRKDIIIKDLHLLKVAKDKYTCIISLSSDDPIDIDLLKKELSIHKELVHILIEIYPK; encoded by the coding sequence ATGATATTAAATGATATACAAAAACAATCTGCTTATGAGCATAATTTTCATTCATCAAACAATATTGCCAAGAAAAATACATTATACGCGACAATATTTACAGCAGTTATGATGATAGCAGAGATAATAGGCGGCATATACTTTGGCTCTATGGCACTTTTAGCAGATGGTTGGCATATGAGCTCTCACGCCTTAGCGCTTGGACTAGCATATTTTGCTTACATTATGTCAAGCAGATACCAAAGCGATGATAGATTTAATTTTGGCACATACAAGATAGAAATTCTCGCTAGTTATACTAGCGCGATCTTTCTTTTAGTGGTTGCGTTTTTTATGGTTTATCACTCTGTTCAAAGATTTATAAACCCAGAAGCTATAGCATACAAAGAAGCTATTTTTATAGCTATTATAGGACTTATAGTAAATTTCATCTGTGCTTGGCTCTTAAGAGGTGATCATCACGCTCATCATCACGAACATGAAAACGATCTAAATTTAAAGGCCGCTTACATACACGTTCTTACTGACGCGCTTACTTCTATTTTAGCTATCATAGCGCTAAGTTTTGGACTTATGTTTGGAGCAGATTTTCTTGATCCACTTATGGGGATAATCGGAGCTATTTTAGTTTCAGTGTGGGCTGTGGGATTGTTAAAACAATCAGGGAAAATATTACTTGACGCAAATATGAACGAACCAGTCGTTGATGAAGTCATAGATGCTTTACGCTTATTTAGAAAAGACATAATCATCAAAGATCTACATCTTTTAAAAGTAGCAAAAGATAAATACACCTGTATAATCTCTCTAAGCTCAGATGATCCCATAGATATAGATCTTCTCAAAAAAGAGCTATCCATACATAAAGAGCTAGTCCATATACTCATAGAGATATATCCAAAATAG
- the feoB gene encoding ferrous iron transport protein B: MKKEFIVALVGQPNVGKSQLLSSISGANPKIGNFAGVTVDKYEATLVKGDIILNFIDLPGLYSLDDFSKDESVAKDFLMKSKYDMILNVVDSTNLERNLFLTSELMALGKKMVVALNMDDEAKSEGVEIDDKQLSSILNIPAVKVSSVKKTNFSNLLDTIIDVLSKPYTPNKLKFSDQIEEELIYLAQKIDEANFKKDEICSRQAAILFLLEDKKFYTMSHEDPKMLFLIPEIKKVFDNIKQKTQNSSIEDVLIDEYHSFAKGAALETQNIKAGKSTDITKKIDSILIHRFFGLPIFLFFMWLLFQATFTLGEVPMQYIEMVFAWFGDSVAANLNDDMLKSIIVDGIIAGVGTVILFLPNIIILFLGIALLETTGYMARVAFLLDGFFHKFGLHGKSFIPLVTGFGCSIPAYMAARTLKSQKDRLLTMFIIGFMSCGARLPVYVLFAGAFFKPENAGNVLFFIYISGALLGLIAAKVLRIFVFKGNDEPFVMEMPKYRLPSVKLIWLTIYSKSMMYLKKAGTFILAASILVWFVSTFPQNPNIEEKYQQQIQAASSDELKLELTHQKDQELMENTYLGMFGKAIEPVFAPLGFNWKMSVATVSGLAAKEVIVSTLGVLYSLGGEVSENNTTLQQTLAKNIPFASAMAFIVFVMVYLPCLAATAVFSKEAESKKYTFYLITFTFCTAWVLSFATYKVIVFLNIT; the protein is encoded by the coding sequence ATGAAAAAAGAATTCATAGTAGCATTAGTCGGCCAACCAAACGTAGGTAAAAGTCAGCTTTTAAGCTCTATTAGTGGAGCAAACCCTAAAATAGGAAATTTCGCTGGGGTTACTGTAGATAAATATGAAGCCACGCTAGTAAAAGGCGATATCATTTTAAATTTCATCGATCTGCCTGGACTTTATAGTTTAGATGATTTTTCAAAAGATGAAAGCGTAGCAAAAGATTTTTTGATGAAAAGCAAATACGATATGATACTAAATGTCGTAGATTCAACAAATTTAGAAAGAAATTTATTTTTAACATCCGAGCTTATGGCGCTAGGTAAAAAGATGGTCGTCGCTTTAAATATGGACGATGAAGCCAAAAGCGAAGGTGTAGAGATAGATGACAAACAGCTAAGTAGCATACTAAATATCCCTGCTGTCAAAGTATCCTCCGTAAAAAAGACGAATTTTTCAAATTTACTAGATACAATTATAGATGTTCTCTCAAAACCATACACGCCAAACAAACTCAAATTTAGCGATCAGATAGAAGAAGAGCTGATATATCTAGCACAAAAAATCGATGAAGCAAATTTCAAAAAAGATGAGATTTGCTCAAGACAAGCCGCGATACTATTTTTGCTAGAAGATAAGAAATTCTACACGATGTCCCACGAAGATCCAAAAATGCTATTTTTGATACCTGAGATTAAAAAAGTATTTGATAATATCAAACAAAAGACACAAAACAGCTCCATAGAAGACGTGCTCATCGATGAATACCACTCGTTTGCAAAAGGTGCAGCCTTAGAAACTCAAAATATAAAAGCCGGAAAAAGTACAGATATAACAAAAAAGATAGATAGCATACTTATACATAGATTTTTCGGACTACCTATATTTTTATTTTTTATGTGGTTACTGTTTCAGGCCACATTTACTCTTGGTGAAGTTCCGATGCAGTACATAGAGATGGTATTTGCGTGGTTTGGAGATAGTGTAGCTGCAAATTTAAATGACGATATGCTAAAATCCATAATAGTAGATGGTATCATCGCCGGAGTCGGCACGGTGATACTGTTTTTACCAAACATTATCATTTTATTTTTAGGTATAGCGCTTTTAGAAACAACCGGATATATGGCAAGAGTCGCGTTTTTACTAGATGGATTTTTTCATAAATTCGGGCTTCACGGCAAAAGTTTCATACCGCTAGTTACAGGATTTGGATGTTCTATTCCTGCGTATATGGCAGCACGCACTTTAAAAAGTCAAAAAGACAGACTTCTTACTATGTTCATCATAGGATTTATGAGCTGTGGCGCTAGGCTTCCTGTGTATGTGCTATTTGCCGGAGCATTTTTCAAACCGGAAAATGCAGGAAACGTACTATTTTTCATCTATATATCGGGGGCTCTTTTAGGACTTATAGCAGCTAAAGTTTTACGCATTTTCGTTTTTAAAGGAAATGATGAACCATTTGTTATGGAAATGCCAAAATACAGACTCCCAAGCGTAAAACTAATCTGGCTTACCATATACTCAAAATCTATGATGTATTTAAAAAAAGCTGGTACTTTTATACTAGCAGCTTCCATTTTAGTCTGGTTTGTAAGTACTTTTCCGCAAAATCCCAACATAGAAGAGAAATACCAACAACAAATTCAAGCAGCATCCAGCGACGAGCTAAAACTAGAGCTTACTCATCAAAAAGATCAAGAGCTTATGGAAAATACGTATCTAGGAATGTTTGGTAAAGCCATAGAGCCGGTATTTGCACCGCTTGGTTTTAACTGGAAAATGTCTGTTGCCACAGTAAGTGGGCTTGCGGCAAAAGAAGTTATCGTTTCTACTTTAGGAGTTTTATACTCTTTAGGCGGAGAAGTTAGCGAAAACAATACTACTTTACAGCAAACATTAGCTAAAAATATACCGTTTGCTTCAGCTATGGCATTTATAGTATTTGTTATGGTATATCTGCCTTGTTTAGCCGCAACAGCGGTATTTTCAAAAGAAGCAGAAAGCAAAAAATACACGTTTTATCTGATAACCTTTACGTTTTGCACTGCTTGGGTACTATCTTTTGCAACTTATAAAGTCATCGTATTTTTAAATATAACGTGA
- a CDS encoding metal/formaldehyde-sensitive transcriptional repressor: MAHIVANKDKLLLRIKKIKGQISALEKALEDEKDCFKVLQQISAARGAITSLMAEVIDGHIKEHLGNNVSDEQREEEILNLTSLLKSFFK; encoded by the coding sequence ATGGCTCACATAGTAGCAAATAAAGATAAGCTTCTTTTGCGTATTAAAAAGATAAAAGGGCAAATTTCAGCCTTAGAAAAGGCTTTAGAAGATGAAAAAGATTGCTTTAAAGTACTTCAGCAAATCAGCGCCGCAAGAGGTGCTATCACATCTTTGATGGCAGAAGTCATCGACGGACACATCAAAGAGCATCTTGGAAATAATGTCAGCGATGAACAAAGAGAAGAAGAGATTTTAAATTTAACTTCGCTTTTAAAAAGTTTTTTCAAATAA
- the pckA gene encoding phosphoenolpyruvate carboxykinase (ATP) has product MKDLDKLGLTDIKNIYHNLSYEELFEHEKNNNEGYVTSNGTFGVDTGIFTGRSPKDKYFVKQEPSEKHIAWGKVNKPISKEIFNKLLSKAKKQLSNKEIYIQDVYCGSSLASRKSVRFVTEVAWQAHFVKNMFIRPTKSELENFKPDFIVYNACKCVNDEYKQDGLNSEVFVAFNIEENICVIGGTWYGGEMKKGIFSMMNYWLPLENKLSMHCSANVGKNGDTALFFGLSGTGKTTLSTDPNRALIGDDEHGWDDEGVFNFEGGCYAKCINLDPKSEPEIFGAIKRDALLENVCCDKCGCVDYSDASKTENTRVSYPIEHIENHEQSLKAGHPKNIIFLTADAFGVLPPVSKLTKEQAMYYFLSGYTAKVAGTERGITEPQATFSACFGEPFMPLHPTVYARLLGEKIDKHQVNVYLVNTGWSGGAYGIGKRMSIKATRACINAILDGSIKKCEFENFDKFDLAIPKELEGVETKLLNPLNTWNDKNEYIAARDKLANMFVENFKRYEDVEEGVQFAKAGPKN; this is encoded by the coding sequence ATAAAGGATCTAGACAAATTAGGGCTCACAGATATAAAAAACATTTATCACAATTTAAGTTATGAAGAGCTTTTTGAACACGAAAAAAACAATAATGAAGGTTATGTAACTAGCAACGGAACTTTTGGCGTGGATACTGGTATATTTACAGGTAGAAGTCCCAAAGACAAATACTTTGTAAAGCAAGAACCAAGTGAAAAACACATAGCTTGGGGTAAAGTAAATAAACCCATAAGCAAAGAGATCTTCAACAAACTATTATCAAAAGCAAAAAAGCAACTAAGCAATAAAGAAATTTACATACAAGACGTATATTGTGGCTCAAGTCTAGCAAGTAGAAAAAGCGTAAGATTCGTAACTGAAGTCGCGTGGCAAGCACACTTTGTAAAAAATATGTTTATACGCCCAACAAAATCAGAGCTTGAAAATTTCAAGCCTGATTTTATCGTATATAATGCTTGCAAATGCGTAAATGACGAGTATAAACAAGACGGTTTGAACTCAGAGGTTTTTGTAGCTTTCAATATAGAAGAAAATATCTGCGTGATCGGCGGAACTTGGTATGGCGGAGAGATGAAAAAAGGTATATTTTCTATGATGAATTACTGGCTTCCATTAGAAAATAAACTCTCTATGCACTGCTCGGCAAACGTTGGTAAAAATGGTGATACTGCACTATTTTTCGGACTTAGCGGCACTGGAAAAACGACTCTTTCAACAGATCCTAATCGCGCCTTGATAGGTGATGATGAGCACGGCTGGGACGATGAGGGTGTATTTAACTTTGAAGGCGGATGCTACGCAAAATGTATAAATTTAGATCCAAAAAGCGAACCTGAAATCTTCGGCGCGATCAAAAGAGATGCTCTTTTAGAAAATGTATGTTGTGATAAATGCGGTTGCGTAGATTATAGTGACGCTAGTAAAACAGAAAATACAAGAGTAAGCTATCCTATAGAGCATATAGAAAACCATGAGCAAAGCTTAAAAGCTGGACATCCAAAGAATATCATATTTTTAACAGCAGACGCATTTGGCGTACTTCCTCCTGTTTCAAAACTCACAAAAGAACAAGCTATGTACTACTTTTTAAGTGGATACACTGCAAAAGTAGCAGGAACAGAGCGCGGTATCACTGAGCCTCAAGCTACATTTTCAGCTTGCTTTGGCGAACCATTTATGCCTCTTCATCCGACAGTTTATGCAAGACTTCTTGGGGAAAAGATCGACAAACATCAAGTAAATGTATATCTAGTCAATACAGGCTGGAGCGGCGGTGCTTATGGTATAGGTAAAAGAATGAGCATAAAAGCCACTCGTGCTTGTATAAATGCGATACTAGATGGAAGTATAAAAAAATGCGAATTCGAGAACTTTGACAAATTTGATCTTGCGATACCAAAAGAACTTGAAGGAGTTGAAACAAAACTCTTAAATCCTTTAAATACTTGGAACGACAAAAACGAATACATAGCAGCTAGAGATAAGCTTGCGAATATGTTTGTAGAAAATTTCAAACGCTATGAAGACGTCGAAGAAGGTGTACAATTCGCAAAAGCCGGTCCAAAAAATTAA